From a region of the Flavobacterium branchiarum genome:
- a CDS encoding ABC transporter ATP-binding protein: MLNIHNLSVSFGGSYLFEEVTFRLGAGDRVGLVGKNGAGKSTMLKILAGDFKPDSGQIATEKEVRMGFLRQDIDFEQGRTVLEEAYEAFTDIKVVEKKLEQINHQLVTRTDYESEEYSQIIEDLSDYTHRFDLLGGYNYVGDTEKILIGLGFKREVFNNQTETFSGGWRMRIELAKLLLQSNDILLLDEPTNHLDIESIIWLESFLRNYPGVVVIVSHDKMFLDNVTNRTIEISLGKAYDFNKPYSEYLLLRHEIREKQLATQKNQAKKIEETEKLIEKFRAKASKASMAQSLIKKLDKVERIEVDEDDNSVMNISFPVSKEPGRVVVEADNVTKAYGDKVILKDINLLVERGSKIAFVGQNGQGKSTFIKAIVDEFEYQGSIKLGHNVQLGYFAQNQAEYLDGEITLLQTMEDAAMDTNRSKVRDMLGSFLFRGDDVEKKVKVLSGGERNRLALCKLLLQPINVLLMDEPTNHLDIKSKNVLKAALQKFGGTLLLVSHDRDFLQGMSNLVYEFKDQKIKEYLGDINYFLEQRNLENMREVEKKDATKAGAPKESNKASYEDQKKNKALQNRLSKVESQIKQLEKDIQHDDKMLASNYDKHIEDASFFTAYNKKKAELEKLLSEWEVVQEEIDNL; encoded by the coding sequence ATGCTTAATATACACAATTTATCTGTTTCGTTTGGGGGGTCTTATTTATTTGAGGAAGTTACATTTCGTTTAGGTGCAGGAGATCGAGTTGGTCTTGTTGGGAAAAATGGTGCTGGAAAATCAACAATGCTAAAGATTCTTGCAGGTGATTTTAAACCAGATTCTGGTCAAATTGCAACAGAGAAAGAAGTAAGAATGGGTTTCCTACGTCAGGATATCGATTTTGAACAAGGAAGAACAGTACTCGAAGAAGCCTACGAAGCTTTTACAGATATTAAAGTTGTAGAAAAAAAATTAGAGCAAATCAATCATCAATTGGTAACCAGAACCGATTATGAAAGTGAAGAATACAGTCAGATTATCGAAGATTTATCTGATTACACACACCGTTTTGATTTGTTAGGTGGATATAATTATGTTGGTGATACAGAAAAAATATTGATAGGTTTAGGTTTTAAAAGAGAAGTCTTTAATAACCAAACCGAAACTTTCTCAGGAGGATGGAGAATGCGTATCGAGCTTGCAAAGTTGTTATTGCAGTCTAATGATATTTTGTTGCTGGATGAGCCTACGAATCACTTGGATATAGAGAGTATCATTTGGTTAGAAAGCTTCTTGCGTAATTATCCTGGTGTTGTGGTAATTGTTTCCCACGATAAAATGTTCTTGGATAATGTAACCAATAGAACAATCGAAATTTCATTAGGAAAGGCGTATGACTTTAATAAGCCATATTCTGAGTACTTATTGTTGCGTCATGAAATTCGTGAAAAGCAATTGGCTACACAAAAAAATCAAGCTAAGAAAATTGAAGAAACTGAAAAGTTAATCGAGAAATTCCGTGCCAAAGCTTCAAAAGCATCTATGGCGCAATCGCTTATCAAGAAATTGGATAAAGTAGAGCGTATTGAGGTAGATGAAGACGATAATTCTGTAATGAATATCTCATTTCCAGTTTCAAAAGAACCAGGAAGAGTAGTAGTCGAAGCAGACAATGTTACCAAAGCTTACGGAGATAAAGTTATTCTTAAAGATATAAACTTGTTGGTAGAACGTGGAAGCAAAATTGCTTTTGTTGGGCAGAACGGACAAGGTAAATCAACTTTTATTAAAGCAATTGTTGATGAATTTGAATACCAAGGAAGCATAAAATTAGGTCACAATGTTCAGTTGGGTTATTTTGCTCAAAATCAAGCCGAATATCTTGATGGTGAAATCACTTTGCTACAAACAATGGAGGATGCTGCAATGGATACCAACCGTTCGAAAGTTCGTGATATGTTGGGGTCATTTTTGTTCCGTGGAGATGATGTTGAAAAAAAGGTAAAAGTTCTTTCTGGAGGTGAAAGAAACCGTTTAGCATTATGTAAGTTGTTATTGCAACCTATAAATGTATTGCTAATGGATGAGCCGACGAATCACTTGGATATAAAATCTAAGAATGTATTGAAAGCGGCGCTTCAAAAATTTGGTGGAACATTATTATTGGTTTCTCACGATAGGGATTTTCTTCAAGGAATGTCTAATTTAGTATATGAATTCAAGGACCAAAAGATAAAAGAATATTTAGGAGATATTAACTACTTCTTAGAGCAACGTAATTTAGAAAACATGCGTGAAGTAGAGAAAAAAGATGCTACAAAAGCGGGTGCTCCTAAAGAAAGCAATAAAGCTTCATACGAAGATCAAAAGAAAAATAAAGCGTTGCAGAATCGCTTGAGTAAAGTTGAAAGTCAAATAAAACAACTAGAAAAAGACATTCAGCACGACGATAAAATGTTAGCTTCAAATTATGACAAACACATAGAAGATGCTTCATTTTTTACGGCATATAATAAAAAGAAAGCTGAACTGGAAAAATTACTTTCAGAATGGGAAGTAGTTCAAGAAGAAATAGATAATCTATAA